Proteins encoded by one window of Dioscorea cayenensis subsp. rotundata cultivar TDr96_F1 chromosome 6, TDr96_F1_v2_PseudoChromosome.rev07_lg8_w22 25.fasta, whole genome shotgun sequence:
- the LOC120263386 gene encoding acetylornithine aminotransferase, mitochondrial — MSSLNAILSNSITPTTNLHSPTNSKIPKVSSIHLQCARVHSSLVSEPEKKSSVVDSSSSKAGFLGSKEVIETEGNVFVRTYARVPLVLESGKGCKLYDVDGKEYLDMTAGIAVNSLGHCDPDWVKAVVEQANTLTHVSNVYYSIPQVKLAKRLIESSFADRVFFSNSGTEANEAAIKFARKYQRHLHPDEKQPPTEFISFTHSFHGRTMGSVALTSKEHYRLPFDPVMPGVTFIEYGNIEEAKKSIVARRTAAVFVEPIQGEGGIYSATKEFLQTLRNVCNDTGALLVFDEVQCGLGRTGYLWAHEVYGVTPDIMTLAKPLAGGLPIGATLTTERVAAAINFGDHGSTFAGGPLVCHAAIAVLDKIQKPGFLASVTKKGLYFKELLAQKTEGNQHVKEIRGLGLIVGIELDVPASPLVDACREAGLLILTAGNGNVVRLVPPLIISEQELEQAAEVLAKCLPVLDQTAT; from the exons atGAGCTCCCTCAATGCGATTCTCAGCAACTCCATCACTCCGACAACCAATCTCCATTCCCCAACAAATTCCAAGATTCCAAAAGTTTCTTCAATCCATTTACAATGTGCAAGAGTTCATTCATCTCTGGTTTCAGAACCAGAGAAGAAGAGTAGTGTGGTGGACTCTAGCTCTAGTAAAGCTGGGTTCTTAGGGAGCAAAGAGGTTATTGAGACTGAAGGGAATGTGTTTGTGAGAACCTATGCAAGAGTTCCATTGGTTCTTGAGAGTGGTAAAGGTTGTAAATTGTATGATGTTGATGGGAAAGAGTATTTGGATATGACTGCAGGGATTGCTGTGAATTCACTTGGGCATTGCGATCCCGACTGGGTTAAGGCAGTCGTCGAGCAGGCCAATACTCTCACTCATGTTAGCAATGTCTATTATTCGATACCGCAG GTAAAACTTGCAAAACGCCTCATCGAATCCTCCTTTGCTGACCGGGTTTTCTTTTCAAACTCTGGAACAGAAGCCAATGAAGCAGCCATCAAGTTTGCCCGAAAATATCAGAGACATTTGCATCCGGATGAAAAGCAACCTCCCACTGAATTCATTTCTTTCACTCATAGCTTTCATGGAAGGACAATGGGTTCGGTTGCCCTGACAAGCAAAGAACATTACCGTCTGCCTTTTGATCCTGTCATGCCGGGAGTCACATTTATAGAATACGGGAACATTGAAGAAGCCAAGAAAAGTATAGTTGCCAGAAGAACTGCTGCGGTGTTTGTAGAACCTATTCAGGGTGAAGGCGGGATATATAGTGCGACAAAGGAATTTCTGCAGACATTACGTAATGTTTGCAATGATACTGGCGCTCTCCTTGTTTTTGATGAG GTTCAGTGTGGACTTGGCCGAACAGGTTATCTCTGGGCTCATGAGGTGTACGGTGTGACCCCCGACATAATGACTCTTGCCAAACCTCTCGCCGGAGGCCTGCCCATTGGCGCCACCCTCACAACCGAAAGGGTTGCTGCAGCCATCAACTTTGGAGATCATGGAAGCACTTTCGCCGGTGGTCCTCTTGTGTGCCATGCTGCCATTGCAGTCCTGGATAAGATCCAGAAACCTGGATTCCTGGCAAGTGTAACCAAGAAAGGCCTCTACTTCAAAGAACTTCTAGCTCAAAAAACAGAAGGCAATCAACATGTCAAAGAAATCCGCGGTCTTGGGCTCATTGTAGGGATTGAGTTGGATGTGCCAGCATCGCCACTTGTCGATGCCTGTCGAGAAGCCGGGCTTCTCATTCTGACTGCTGGGAATGGTAATGTGGTGAGACTTGTGCCTCCATTAATCATTTCTGAGCAGGAATTAGAGCAAGCTGCTGAAGTTCTGGCCAAATGCTTGCCTGTGCTTGATCAAACTGCAACCTGA
- the LOC120263387 gene encoding sperm-associated antigen 1 — MAAAAVSSVVAVNMIERAHQMYRQGQHDEALELYTEALAMAKSKAQKIALHSNRAACYLKLHDFKKAAEECTAVLELDVEHTGALMLRAQTLVTLKEYQSAMFDVNRLMELNPSSDVYRNLQARLRTQLSLAPIPESEEEEHHLEEDEEEEEEEEVEVPEIEEKKEIISEKEDRKIDPPRVQVEAPSTKNQNIGAVDATQDVIPKIKGWEAIPKPKGHSGLDYSRWDRVEDDSSEEDDDEEEEQKPQYRFRLKTVGVRPVK; from the exons atggcggcggcggcggtgtCGTCGGTGGTGGCGGTGAATATGATTGAGAGGGCGCACCAGATGTACAGACAAGGGCAGCATGATGAAGCGTTGGAGCTTTACACGGAGGCTCTTGCCATGGCGAAGTCTAAGGCTCAGAAGATCGCTCTCCATAGCAATCGCGCCGCTTGCTATCTCAAACTCCATGATTTCAAGAAg GCTGCAGAAGAATGCACGGCTGTTCTGGAATTGGATGTTGAGCACACAGGAGCTTTGATGTTGCGGGCTCAAACTTTGGTTACACTTAAGGAGTACCAATCAGCAATGTTTGATGTTAACAGACTTATGGAGCTGAACCCATCATCTGATGTCTACCGGAACTTGCAGGCTAGACTAAGAACTCAGTTG TCATTGGCACCTATACCTGAATCTGAGGAAGAAGAACATCATCttgaggaagatgaagaagaggaagaagaggaagaagtagAAGTACcggaaatagaagaaaaaaaagaaatcatttcagaaaaaGAGGATAGAAAAATAGATCCTCCTAGGGTTCAAGTCGAAGCACCTAGCACCAAGAATCAGAATATTGGGGCAGTTGATGCCACACAGGATGTAATCCCCAAAATTAAAGGATGGGAAGCGATTCCAAAACCAAAAGGCCATTCAGGTCTGGATTATTCTCGTTGGGATAGGGTAGAAGATGATTCAAGTGAAGAAGacgatgatgaagaagaagagcagaAACCTCAGTACAGATTCCGTCTTAAGACAGTCGGTGTGCGGCCAGTGAAATGA